In Salinigranum marinum, one DNA window encodes the following:
- a CDS encoding alkaline phosphatase D family protein — protein sequence MDLTDPDTPDPTAQNRRQFMQRTGAASVVAALGLSGQATTASAAVDENGEFERDPFTLGVASGDPLPGSVIVWTRLAPDPLAVAGGMPDEPVDVAWKVATDDSVTDIVASGTATAEPAHAHTVHVDVSGLEPNTEYYYQFAAGGTESPIGRTKTAPGPGTSIDEFRFAFASCQQWPDGYFTPFAHMAADDLDLIVHLGDYIYEYGIGNDSARDTSLPQDFRAETETLERYRQQYALYKSDPDLKAAHASAPWLVTRDDHEVDNNWAGDVPQDPDKQTMEAFLKRRAVAFKVYYEHMPFRLAQKPDGSNQKLYRNYAFGDLIEFNVLDTRLYRDDQACGDSFVAVDCAERFAEDRTILGDAQEEWLVDNLETSEATWDVLANQLPMAKMDYKIGLFTGSSEGEGFRTDQWDGYVADQNTVFRTFEDHVRNPIVVTGDIHRHFANDLVSPDTGEPIGAEFVGTSITSGGDGTDMDAFGEEMIAENDNVRYYSGKRGYVRCTVRPDEWQTDYRVVEHVTKPESPVRTDARFTVREGTPGLQQPPTTITADSLAVRNGKAGTATLSGRWLPDGFAGGEITVTVTEPEVATLRGVEVADPFGLAETNVSDDDTTATIRLVDIEDAVPPVPGGTDVELASLTVAGGTAGTTDVMVTADRLDSDAGETVETRTYPGVVVVGPPPVGDNTAAPSDLDGDRRFEDLNGNGRLDYDDVTTLFDEFDADSVRLNEAAYDFNENGKLDYDDVVDLYERVN from the coding sequence ATGGATCTAACCGATCCGGACACACCCGATCCGACGGCACAGAACCGTCGGCAGTTCATGCAGCGAACCGGAGCCGCGTCGGTCGTTGCGGCTCTCGGCCTGTCCGGGCAGGCGACGACGGCGAGCGCGGCGGTCGACGAGAACGGCGAGTTTGAGCGCGACCCGTTCACGCTCGGCGTCGCTTCCGGCGACCCGCTGCCCGGCTCGGTTATCGTCTGGACGCGACTTGCTCCCGACCCGCTCGCCGTGGCGGGCGGGATGCCGGACGAACCAGTGGACGTCGCGTGGAAGGTCGCGACCGATGACTCCGTAACCGACATCGTGGCGAGCGGAACCGCGACTGCCGAACCTGCCCACGCCCACACGGTCCACGTCGACGTATCGGGACTGGAGCCGAACACGGAGTACTACTACCAGTTTGCCGCCGGCGGCACCGAGAGTCCGATCGGCCGGACGAAGACGGCCCCTGGGCCGGGAACGAGCATCGACGAGTTCCGGTTCGCCTTCGCCTCCTGCCAGCAGTGGCCCGACGGCTACTTCACGCCGTTCGCGCACATGGCCGCGGACGACCTCGACCTGATCGTCCACCTCGGCGACTACATTTACGAGTACGGCATCGGGAACGACAGCGCCCGGGACACGTCACTCCCGCAGGATTTCCGGGCTGAGACGGAGACGCTGGAGCGGTACCGCCAGCAGTACGCCCTCTACAAGTCGGACCCCGACCTGAAGGCCGCCCACGCTAGCGCGCCGTGGCTCGTTACCCGCGACGACCACGAGGTCGATAATAACTGGGCCGGCGACGTCCCGCAGGATCCGGACAAACAGACCATGGAGGCGTTCTTGAAGCGGCGCGCCGTCGCGTTCAAAGTCTACTACGAGCACATGCCGTTCCGACTGGCCCAGAAGCCGGATGGGTCGAACCAGAAGCTCTACCGGAACTACGCGTTCGGCGACCTGATCGAGTTCAACGTCCTCGACACGCGGCTGTACCGCGACGACCAAGCGTGTGGCGACTCGTTCGTCGCCGTCGACTGCGCGGAGCGGTTCGCCGAGGACCGCACGATCCTCGGCGACGCCCAAGAAGAGTGGCTGGTGGACAACCTCGAAACGTCCGAGGCGACGTGGGATGTCCTCGCCAACCAGCTGCCGATGGCGAAGATGGACTACAAGATCGGGTTATTCACCGGGAGCTCTGAGGGTGAGGGGTTCCGGACTGACCAGTGGGATGGCTACGTCGCCGACCAGAACACTGTCTTCCGGACGTTCGAAGATCACGTCCGGAACCCAATCGTCGTCACCGGCGACATCCACCGACACTTCGCGAACGACCTCGTCAGCCCCGACACGGGCGAGCCGATCGGCGCGGAGTTCGTCGGCACGTCGATCACCTCGGGTGGCGACGGCACCGATATGGACGCGTTCGGCGAGGAGATGATCGCCGAGAACGACAACGTGCGGTACTACAGCGGCAAGCGAGGGTACGTCCGATGTACCGTCAGGCCCGACGAGTGGCAGACCGACTACCGGGTCGTCGAGCACGTGACGAAACCCGAGTCACCGGTCCGGACGGACGCCCGGTTCACGGTCCGTGAGGGCACCCCGGGGCTCCAGCAACCACCGACGACGATCACGGCCGACTCGCTGGCGGTGCGCAACGGGAAGGCGGGGACCGCGACGCTGTCGGGACGGTGGCTCCCGGACGGTTTCGCCGGCGGAGAGATCACCGTCACGGTCACCGAGCCCGAGGTGGCCACGCTCCGCGGCGTCGAGGTTGCCGACCCGTTCGGTCTCGCGGAGACGAACGTCAGCGACGACGACACCACCGCGACGATCAGGCTCGTCGATATCGAGGACGCAGTGCCGCCGGTGCCCGGCGGGACCGACGTCGAACTCGCGTCACTCACCGTCGCAGGCGGGACGGCGGGAACGACCGACGTCATGGTCACCGCCGACCGACTCGACTCCGACGCCGGCGAGACGGTCGAGACCCGAACGTACCCGGGAGTGGTGGTCGTCGGACCGCCGCCAGTCGGCGACAACACGGCCGCGCCGTCCGACCTCGACGGCGACAGACGGTTCGAGGACCTCAACGGCAACGGCCGTCTCGACTACGACGACGTCACCACGCTGTTCGACGAGTTCGACGCCGACAGCGTCCGGCTGAACGAGGCCGCCTACGACTTCAACGAGAACGGCAAACTCGACTACGACGATGTCGTCGACCTCTACGAGCGAGTGAACTGA
- a CDS encoding DUF7410 domain-containing protein encodes MSTSTPQPRRVVPETLVPDGETPVTTCPYCDRPFARRRHGVLHVVEAHPDRASEAERAAYDDAHEEESNDLFVYHLKVMFALGALYAAFVISAVIAFSVAG; translated from the coding sequence ATGTCCACGTCCACGCCACAGCCACGCCGCGTCGTTCCCGAGACCCTCGTTCCGGACGGCGAGACGCCCGTGACGACCTGCCCGTACTGCGACCGGCCCTTCGCCCGGCGTCGACACGGCGTCCTCCACGTGGTCGAGGCGCATCCCGACCGCGCGAGCGAGGCCGAACGGGCGGCGTACGACGACGCGCACGAGGAGGAGTCAAACGACCTGTTCGTCTACCACCTGAAGGTGATGTTCGCGCTCGGCGCGCTGTACGCGGCGTTCGTCATCTCGGCGGTGATCGCGTTCAGCGTCGCCGGGTGA
- a CDS encoding transposase, which yields MYYAYKYRLKPSDAHREELDRHRDICRQLYNHALYRFDQISEGAGTLNQRVRSIRDEIPSLKDWWDGLSDVYSTVLQTTVMRIEQNVKGLSALKENGYGVGQLKWKPPREFRSFTYSQSGFKLDKKGGQTVLSLSKLADIPIRLHRAIPDDATLKQVTLKKEPTGEWFATFGVQLDREPPETPENPEKCVGIDVGILKYAHDTDGTAVGSLDLSDERERLEREQRKLSRKQHGSNNYEKQRRRVAGCHADLRRKRRDFLHKLSNYYAREYDLVAVEDLNVKGMLESPSNSRNTASAAWRTFLSLLEYKCERKGTHFVAVNPRGTTKECASCGVSTEKPLWVREHSCPSCGFEADRDANAAWNILSRGLKDVGVGYSESTPVETALPVDTPVSAKRVVEAGSPTLKERTASAVSE from the coding sequence ATGTACTACGCCTACAAGTACCGTCTCAAGCCGTCCGACGCCCACCGTGAGGAGTTGGACCGACACCGAGACATTTGTAGGCAACTGTACAATCACGCGCTCTACCGCTTCGACCAAATTTCCGAGGGCGCAGGCACGCTCAATCAGCGTGTTCGGTCCATCCGAGACGAAATCCCGTCCCTGAAAGACTGGTGGGATGGCCTCTCGGACGTGTATTCAACAGTTCTGCAAACCACAGTCATGCGAATCGAGCAGAACGTCAAAGGACTCTCGGCACTCAAGGAGAACGGATACGGCGTCGGCCAACTCAAGTGGAAGCCACCACGGGAGTTCCGCAGTTTCACGTACAGTCAGTCTGGCTTCAAGCTCGACAAGAAGGGTGGTCAGACTGTGCTGTCACTCTCGAAACTCGCGGACATACCGATTCGGCTTCACCGCGCCATCCCCGACGACGCCACGCTCAAGCAGGTCACGCTCAAGAAAGAGCCGACGGGCGAGTGGTTTGCCACCTTCGGCGTCCAACTGGACCGTGAACCGCCTGAGACACCCGAGAATCCCGAGAAGTGCGTCGGCATCGACGTAGGGATTCTCAAGTACGCCCACGACACCGACGGCACGGCGGTCGGGTCGCTCGACCTCTCCGACGAACGCGAACGCTTGGAGCGCGAGCAACGGAAACTCTCGCGGAAGCAACACGGGTCGAACAACTACGAGAAGCAACGGCGGCGCGTGGCGGGGTGTCACGCCGACCTTCGACGGAAGCGCCGCGACTTCTTGCACAAGCTCTCGAACTACTACGCTCGGGAGTACGACCTCGTAGCGGTCGAAGACCTGAACGTGAAGGGGATGCTGGAGTCGCCGTCGAACAGCCGCAACACGGCGTCGGCGGCGTGGCGGACGTTCCTCTCGTTGCTCGAATACAAGTGTGAGCGGAAGGGAACGCACTTCGTCGCGGTCAACCCGAGAGGGACGACCAAAGAGTGCGCGTCGTGTGGTGTCTCGACAGAGAAACCGTTGTGGGTCCGTGAACACTCCTGTCCCTCGTGCGGGTTCGAGGCGGACAGAGACGCGAACGCGGCGTGGAACATTCTTTCTCGTGGGCTCAAAGACGTAGGAGTGGGATACTCCGAATCAACGCCTGTGGAGACTGCGCTCCCTGTGGATACACCTGTGTCTGCAAAGCGCGTCGTGGAAGCAGGAAGCCCTACCCTCAAGGAGCGAACGGCGTCAGCCGTGAGCGAGTAG
- a CDS encoding four-helix bundle copper-binding protein encodes MSSTDVPANVEHLTESERDCLRLCEQAVTVSEWCADECADMGPEMGDCVRLCRDVADVASLHARALARGSDHREALAGLCATVCRDCAAECETHDHDHCRACVDVLGDCAASCEAMVK; translated from the coding sequence ATGTCATCGACCGACGTGCCGGCGAACGTGGAACACCTGACCGAGAGCGAACGCGACTGTCTCCGGCTGTGTGAACAGGCCGTCACGGTGTCCGAGTGGTGTGCCGACGAGTGCGCCGACATGGGTCCGGAGATGGGCGACTGCGTCCGCCTCTGTCGTGACGTGGCCGACGTGGCGTCGCTCCACGCGCGGGCGCTCGCCCGCGGCTCCGACCACCGCGAGGCGCTGGCCGGGCTGTGTGCGACCGTCTGCCGCGACTGCGCGGCCGAGTGTGAGACGCACGACCACGACCACTGTCGGGCCTGTGTCGACGTCCTCGGCGACTGTGCGGCGTCGTGCGAGGCGATGGTGAAATAA
- a CDS encoding metal ABC transporter substrate-binding protein, with protein MNDAVPSRTRRTFSRRRALAAGTTLVAAGLAGCTAGGRSDQGDSTADGTGGSAADGDGPVVVASFFSFYDFARKIARDTPLQVRNLVPTGLHGHGWEPNASITRDIIEADAFVHVGAEFQPWADRAIQTLKDDNVDTQLINVREGVELVDLAASLDPEEEGVGEGRAKDPHFWLDPQRAKQSVDNITEGFVDLAPDHEETFRANSEAYKTEVLDRIDRDYRAIFDSADRDVVQLAAHNAFQYIGVRYGVEMRPLVVNLAASGDVKPSDVTAAKRVIEDNDIRYIGAAVFETRRPAQQLLAETPVEAYYPVTPYAGVREDWVEMGWGYEEIADNINMPTFEVVLGNKPPEEVAIEGWNDQWRNFE; from the coding sequence ATGAACGACGCGGTTCCTTCGCGGACACGACGAACTTTCTCCCGGCGACGGGCGCTCGCCGCCGGGACGACGCTGGTGGCTGCGGGTCTCGCTGGCTGTACTGCGGGCGGACGATCGGACCAGGGCGATAGCACTGCCGACGGAACCGGTGGCAGTGCCGCCGACGGCGACGGCCCGGTCGTCGTCGCCTCCTTCTTCAGCTTCTACGACTTCGCCCGCAAGATCGCACGCGACACCCCGCTGCAGGTGCGGAACCTGGTCCCGACCGGCCTCCACGGTCACGGCTGGGAGCCGAACGCGAGCATCACGCGGGACATCATCGAGGCGGACGCGTTCGTCCACGTCGGGGCGGAGTTCCAGCCGTGGGCCGACCGCGCGATCCAGACCCTGAAAGACGACAACGTCGACACACAGCTCATCAACGTCCGCGAGGGCGTCGAACTGGTCGACCTCGCCGCGAGCCTAGACCCCGAGGAGGAGGGCGTCGGCGAGGGCAGGGCGAAAGACCCTCACTTCTGGCTCGACCCCCAGCGCGCCAAGCAGTCGGTCGACAACATCACCGAGGGGTTCGTCGACCTCGCCCCCGATCACGAGGAGACGTTCCGCGCCAATTCCGAGGCGTACAAGACGGAGGTCCTGGACCGGATCGACCGTGACTACCGGGCGATCTTCGACAGTGCCGACCGGGACGTCGTCCAACTGGCGGCCCACAACGCCTTCCAGTACATCGGCGTCCGGTACGGCGTCGAGATGCGCCCGCTCGTGGTGAACCTCGCCGCCAGCGGCGACGTCAAGCCGTCGGATGTCACCGCGGCCAAGCGAGTGATCGAGGACAACGACATCAGGTACATCGGTGCCGCGGTGTTCGAGACGCGCCGACCCGCCCAGCAACTGCTCGCCGAGACCCCCGTCGAGGCGTACTACCCGGTCACTCCCTACGCGGGGGTTCGGGAGGACTGGGTCGAGATGGGCTGGGGCTACGAGGAGATCGCGGACAACATCAACATGCCCACCTTCGAAGTCGTCCTCGGGAACAAACCGCCCGAGGAGGTCGCAATCGAGGGATGGAACGACCAGTGGAGGAACTTCGAGTGA
- a CDS encoding HVO_2142 family zinc finger protein has translation MVVPERPAAIPTEHCPSCGTEMLYSGTQPAGLAQFFCEECQYRHDRFVGSEVPTAYDDHGRTGAD, from the coding sequence ATGGTCGTTCCTGAACGTCCGGCGGCGATCCCGACGGAGCACTGTCCGTCCTGTGGTACCGAGATGCTGTACAGCGGCACACAACCGGCCGGCCTCGCACAGTTCTTCTGCGAGGAGTGCCAGTACCGCCACGACCGGTTCGTCGGCAGCGAGGTACCGACGGCCTACGACGATCACGGCCGGACCGGCGCGGACTGA
- a CDS encoding metal ABC transporter ATP-binding protein: MERPVEELRVSRRDGAATRAAHEGPLVELSAVDFGYTATPVVEGISLRIEPGEYVAIVGPNGSGKSTLMKLMLGLLRPDEGTARLFGEPSHRFDDGSRIGYVAQQASASKEMPITVREVVRMGRFPHVGFGRLGRRDREIVDRALETVGMTAFADRRVTQLSGGQRQRAFIARALAGEADLLVLDEPTVGVDVESVEAFYDLLESLNGEGITILLIEHDLSAVTEHAERVVCLNREIYFDGPTAEFVESDALARAFGTAAAVLGGSS, encoded by the coding sequence ATGGAACGACCAGTGGAGGAACTTCGAGTGAGCCGTCGGGACGGCGCAGCGACGCGAGCGGCACACGAGGGCCCGCTCGTCGAACTCTCCGCCGTCGACTTCGGCTACACAGCCACGCCGGTCGTCGAGGGGATCTCCCTCCGGATAGAGCCCGGCGAGTACGTCGCGATCGTCGGGCCGAACGGCTCGGGGAAGTCGACGCTGATGAAGCTCATGCTGGGGCTCCTCCGGCCCGACGAGGGGACCGCACGGCTGTTCGGCGAACCCTCCCACCGGTTCGACGACGGCTCACGCATCGGCTACGTCGCCCAGCAGGCCAGCGCGTCGAAGGAGATGCCGATCACCGTCCGCGAGGTCGTCCGAATGGGCCGGTTCCCCCACGTCGGCTTCGGTCGGCTCGGGCGACGGGATCGAGAGATCGTCGACCGAGCGCTCGAGACGGTCGGCATGACGGCGTTCGCCGACCGCCGCGTGACACAGCTGTCGGGCGGCCAGCGCCAGCGGGCGTTCATCGCCCGGGCGCTCGCCGGCGAAGCGGACCTGCTCGTCCTCGACGAGCCCACCGTCGGCGTGGACGTCGAGTCGGTCGAGGCGTTCTACGACCTGCTCGAATCGCTGAACGGGGAGGGGATCACGATCCTGCTCATCGAGCACGACCTGAGCGCCGTCACCGAACACGCCGAGCGCGTCGTCTGTCTCAACCGCGAGATCTACTTCGACGGCCCCACCGCGGAGTTCGTCGAGAGCGACGCGCTCGCGCGGGCGTTCGGGACGGCCGCCGCCGTCTTAGGTGGTTCTTCGTGA
- a CDS encoding sulfite exporter TauE/SafE family protein — MVGSSLTADVLLTVGLHLGFSTAEQLELSAFLLIGLLGGAHCLGMCGPLVTMYASRFSSDSGPALSVRELRQHLLFNLGRTASYALLGGLFGLVGAFVFDAASVVLVVGDAVRATVGLVVGVGIVATGVRYTTGGGSGHGGGTGLPLVGRVAGLFGTLQARFDGLANGPGIVGLGLIHGLLPCPILYPAYLYAFARGSPLVGVVSLGVLGLGTIPTLLLYGTVVQSVDATSRDRLHRALGVAFVILGLMPIAHGLALFGVPVPHVELPIYQPLSG; from the coding sequence ATGGTAGGCTCCTCGCTCACGGCGGACGTGCTCTTGACAGTCGGCCTTCATCTCGGATTCTCCACGGCCGAACAGCTCGAACTCTCGGCGTTCCTCCTGATCGGACTGCTCGGCGGTGCGCACTGTCTGGGCATGTGCGGCCCGCTGGTCACGATGTACGCGAGCCGGTTCAGCTCCGACTCCGGCCCCGCCCTCTCGGTCCGTGAGCTCCGCCAACACCTCCTGTTCAACCTCGGCCGAACCGCGAGCTACGCCCTGCTGGGCGGGCTGTTCGGGCTCGTCGGGGCGTTCGTCTTCGACGCCGCGTCAGTCGTCCTCGTCGTCGGCGACGCGGTTCGCGCGACCGTCGGGCTGGTCGTCGGCGTCGGGATCGTCGCCACCGGCGTCCGGTACACGACGGGAGGCGGGAGCGGACACGGCGGCGGGACGGGACTCCCACTGGTCGGGCGCGTCGCCGGGCTGTTCGGGACGCTCCAGGCGCGGTTCGACGGGCTGGCGAACGGGCCCGGTATCGTCGGCCTGGGGCTCATTCACGGGCTGTTGCCGTGTCCGATCCTCTACCCGGCGTATCTGTACGCGTTCGCCCGCGGCTCCCCGCTCGTCGGCGTCGTGTCGCTCGGCGTCTTAGGGCTCGGAACGATTCCGACGCTGTTGCTCTACGGGACGGTCGTGCAGTCGGTCGACGCCACCTCCCGCGACCGACTCCACCGCGCGCTCGGCGTGGCGTTCGTGATCCTGGGACTGATGCCGATCGCACACGGCCTCGCGCTGTTCGGCGTCCCGGTCCCGCACGTCGAACTCCCGATCTACCAGCCGCTCAGCGGCTGA
- a CDS encoding helix-turn-helix domain-containing protein: protein MPTIVSGTVPASEFALDHSLETLPDLMFEVERIVSTGDEVVMPLLWIRGASREAVEETLEADPTVDNVTLVGDFDDEWLFQMEWIGHVDLIVQMLTNSEATIIDAVGREDHWKLRVLYPRRSLFSMTHDFCDEHGLNFEVASIRDLDSEPAGRYGLTTQQYEVLATAASHGYFEVPRAVTLEELAEEFDVSHQAVSERLRRAVNALVEDTLFVGLNDREFE, encoded by the coding sequence ATGCCAACTATCGTCTCCGGGACGGTCCCCGCGAGCGAGTTCGCGCTCGACCACTCGCTCGAGACGCTCCCGGACCTGATGTTCGAGGTCGAACGGATCGTCAGTACGGGCGACGAGGTCGTGATGCCCCTGTTGTGGATCCGTGGCGCCTCCAGAGAGGCGGTCGAGGAGACGCTCGAAGCCGACCCGACTGTCGACAACGTCACGCTCGTCGGCGACTTCGACGACGAGTGGCTCTTCCAGATGGAGTGGATCGGCCACGTCGACCTCATCGTGCAGATGCTCACCAACTCCGAGGCGACGATCATCGACGCCGTCGGCCGGGAGGACCACTGGAAGCTCCGGGTGTTGTACCCCCGGCGGTCGCTGTTCTCGATGACACACGACTTCTGCGACGAACACGGGCTGAACTTCGAGGTGGCGTCGATCCGCGACCTCGACAGCGAACCCGCCGGCCGGTACGGGCTGACCACCCAGCAGTACGAGGTGCTCGCGACCGCGGCCTCGCACGGTTACTTCGAGGTGCCGCGCGCCGTGACGCTCGAAGAACTCGCCGAGGAGTTCGACGTCTCCCATCAGGCGGTGTCGGAGCGGCTCCGTCGTGCGGTGAACGCGCTCGTCGAGGACACGCTGTTCGTCGGTCTGAACGACCGCGAGTTCGAGTGA
- a CDS encoding DUF7546 family protein — MSYGTRSVGGSDWLHRPEAWWLACLLVVETVGLVGYFALTNAEVQAVRYVLYPFVWINVGVLAVVHVTPRATSRRVRLGATAVAAGYFVVLGLLAGLVSVDTAALLGGGHGHSHAHVHGVQVAMTAPGWGPRVGYAGSVLTVNLVPFRVIGYLALSYLVYAALCDLAGTALSGVLGFGSCLSCLPVFGSFAAGLAGGTGVVTALSALSVDVSTAVFVTSVLVLAIRPTRDAS; from the coding sequence ATGAGCTACGGGACGCGATCGGTCGGCGGGTCCGACTGGCTCCACCGGCCGGAGGCGTGGTGGCTCGCGTGCTTGCTCGTCGTCGAGACGGTCGGGCTCGTCGGCTACTTCGCGCTCACGAACGCCGAGGTTCAGGCCGTCAGATACGTGCTCTACCCGTTCGTCTGGATCAACGTTGGCGTCTTAGCCGTCGTCCACGTCACCCCACGGGCGACGAGCCGCCGGGTACGGCTCGGTGCCACCGCCGTCGCGGCCGGCTACTTCGTCGTCCTCGGACTGCTCGCGGGGCTGGTCAGCGTCGACACCGCGGCGCTTCTCGGCGGCGGACACGGCCACTCGCACGCGCACGTCCACGGCGTTCAGGTGGCGATGACCGCACCCGGCTGGGGGCCGCGCGTCGGCTACGCCGGCTCCGTGCTCACGGTCAACCTCGTCCCCTTCCGCGTCATCGGCTACCTCGCGCTCTCGTATCTCGTCTACGCCGCCCTCTGCGACCTCGCCGGAACCGCCCTGTCGGGGGTCCTCGGCTTCGGTTCCTGTCTGAGCTGTCTCCCCGTCTTCGGCTCGTTCGCCGCCGGCCTCGCGGGCGGGACGGGCGTCGTCACCGCGCTTTCGGCGCTCTCGGTCGACGTCTCGACCGCCGTCTTCGTCACGAGCGTCCTCGTGCTCGCGATCCGACCCACCCGCGATGCGTCCTGA
- a CDS encoding PRC-barrel domain containing protein — protein sequence MSTVQITDDDIGKAVVNAEGDNVGIVSAVRYGTAYVDPDPGIKTRLTAALGWDDIDDEDGYPLQERAIATITDDQIRLRSDL from the coding sequence ATGAGCACTGTTCAGATCACGGACGACGACATCGGCAAAGCGGTCGTCAACGCGGAGGGCGACAACGTCGGCATCGTCAGCGCAGTCAGATACGGCACGGCGTACGTCGATCCCGACCCGGGGATCAAGACGAGGCTCACCGCCGCACTCGGCTGGGACGACATCGACGACGAAGACGGCTACCCGCTGCAGGAACGGGCCATCGCGACGATCACGGACGACCAGATCCGCCTCCGTTCGGACCTGTGA
- a CDS encoding cytochrome C oxidase subunit IV family protein, giving the protein MTSTKLYTVIYVVLFVSATVQVLVEFAGLAYWTAFGLIMVLSAVKALLVVAYFQHLRWEPRSLTYLMGIGLAAALALTLAASYSIL; this is encoded by the coding sequence ATGACTTCAACCAAACTGTACACGGTGATTTACGTGGTACTGTTCGTCTCGGCGACGGTGCAGGTGCTCGTCGAGTTCGCCGGCCTCGCGTACTGGACGGCGTTCGGCCTCATCATGGTGCTCTCCGCGGTGAAGGCGCTGCTCGTCGTGGCGTACTTCCAGCACCTCCGATGGGAGCCGCGTTCGTTGACCTACCTCATGGGGATCGGTCTGGCGGCGGCGCTGGCGCTCACGCTCGCGGCGTCGTACTCGATCCTCTGA
- a CDS encoding metal ABC transporter permease, whose product MTPFAVLQSGGSPLDPFFAPLYWFLSWWSDVMFWVARGTGLELLQYQFMHRAILVGLCIGVMAPLIGTFLVHRQLALIGDALAHTAFAGVAVGLFLNAVIDLGVSPYLTAVVVAMLAALLIELISEATDAYNDVSMAIVLSTGFALGTTLISINAGGLAVGVNQFLFGNLSTVSAENAAILLVLFGIIVATVGVTRNQLLYVTFDETAAAVSGISVSWYNRVVVMLTALVVVGAMQIMGVILVAAMLVVPVAGAAQVSRSFGESLVVSVVLAELAVLLGIGVSYYGEATAGGVIVLVAVAIYVVAVLVGKVQTATGEDAALEVGRMGTDETESPSD is encoded by the coding sequence GTGACTCCTTTCGCCGTGCTCCAGTCGGGTGGGAGCCCGCTCGACCCCTTCTTCGCGCCGCTGTACTGGTTCCTCTCTTGGTGGTCAGACGTCATGTTCTGGGTCGCACGGGGGACGGGACTCGAACTCCTCCAGTACCAGTTCATGCATCGGGCGATCCTCGTCGGGCTCTGCATCGGGGTGATGGCTCCGCTCATCGGGACCTTTCTGGTGCACCGACAGCTCGCGCTCATCGGCGACGCGTTGGCGCACACCGCCTTCGCGGGCGTCGCCGTCGGGCTGTTCCTCAACGCCGTGATCGACCTGGGCGTCTCACCGTACCTGACGGCGGTCGTCGTCGCCATGCTCGCGGCGCTGTTGATCGAACTCATCTCCGAGGCGACCGACGCGTACAACGACGTCTCGATGGCGATCGTCCTCTCGACGGGCTTCGCCCTGGGGACGACGCTCATCAGCATCAACGCCGGCGGGCTCGCCGTGGGCGTCAACCAGTTCCTCTTCGGCAACCTCTCGACCGTCTCGGCGGAGAACGCGGCGATCCTCCTCGTGCTGTTCGGGATCATCGTCGCGACGGTCGGGGTCACGCGCAACCAGTTGCTCTACGTGACGTTCGACGAGACCGCCGCGGCGGTGTCGGGCATCTCGGTGTCGTGGTACAACCGCGTCGTGGTGATGCTGACCGCCCTCGTGGTGGTCGGCGCGATGCAGATCATGGGCGTCATCCTCGTCGCCGCGATGCTCGTGGTTCCCGTGGCCGGTGCGGCGCAGGTGTCGCGCAGCTTCGGCGAGTCGCTCGTCGTCTCTGTCGTGCTCGCCGAACTCGCCGTCCTGCTCGGGATCGGCGTCTCGTACTACGGCGAGGCGACCGCGGGGGGCGTCATCGTCCTCGTCGCGGTCGCGATCTACGTCGTCGCCGTCCTCGTGGGCAAGGTGCAGACCGCGACCGGCGAGGACGCCGCGCTGGAGGTCGGCCGGATGGGTACCGACGAGACCGAGTCCCCCTCGGACTGA
- a CDS encoding HVO_2142 family zinc finger protein: MKIERPTEVSPEYCPSCNTEMLYSGTQPAGLAQFFCEVCDYRHDTLIDW, from the coding sequence ATGAAAATCGAACGGCCGACAGAGGTTTCCCCCGAGTACTGCCCGTCGTGCAACACGGAAATGCTGTACAGCGGGACGCAACCGGCCGGCCTCGCGCAGTTCTTCTGTGAGGTGTGTGACTACCGGCACGACACCCTCATCGACTGGTAG